From one Triticum urartu cultivar G1812 chromosome 3, Tu2.1, whole genome shotgun sequence genomic stretch:
- the LOC125549403 gene encoding uncharacterized protein LOC125549403, with protein MMLVSGPRVAVSGLRRADCRAVPALMKMNVSCSSMPVGISGKNCKGSRRQCAPERDAQYSILLCPAQCTAQGPCSLPCYSEETREEIAGSGNGGQHHLQDKSGAPLRLFKVSHALLLLWLN; from the exons ATGATGCTGGTCTCCGGGCCGCGCGTCGCCGTCTCCGGGCTGAGGCGAGCCGACTGCCGCGCAG TGCCTGCTCTCATGAAGATGAATGTGTCCTGTTCGTCAATGCCGGTGGGTATATCTGGAAAAAACTGCAAAGGAAGCAGAAGACAATGTGCACCGGAGAGAGATG CACAATATTCAATACTCTTATGTCCCGCACAATGCACCGCACAAGGTCCCTGCTCCCTTCCCTGCTACAG TGAGGAGACGAGAGAGGAGATTGCTGGATCTGGAAATGGAGGTCAGCACCACCTACAGGACAAGAGCGGCGCTCCTCTCCGACTCTTCAAGGTCTCTcatgctctgctcttgctctggCTGAATTAG